From the Mangifera indica cultivar Alphonso chromosome 10, CATAS_Mindica_2.1, whole genome shotgun sequence genome, one window contains:
- the LOC123227238 gene encoding accelerated cell death 11-like — protein sequence MANSDTDKLLRKIAVAFNELAVTVNSQTADVDVATFSHACSLVSPLFGCLGFAFKFAEMDYVAKVADLAVASKSIMTLQALLDHDITGNSVRKAGSHTRNLLRVKRGLDMVRVLFQQIIATEGNSLKDPASKAYAQVFAPHHGWAIRKAVAAGMYALPTKAQLLNKLNEDEASARVQMQSYITASAPVIVYIDNLFISRQLGTDW from the exons ATGGCGAACTCAGACACCGATAAACTGCTCAGAAAAATCGCAGTAGCATTCAATGAACTCGCCGTTACTGTTAATTCACAGACTGCCGATGTCGACGTGGCGACCTTCTCTCACGCATGTTCTCTCGTCTCTCCTCTCTTTGGCTGCTTAGGATTCGCCTTCAAGTTCGCCGAAATGGATTATGTCGCCAAG GTTGCTGATCTTGCAGTGGCATCAAAGTCGATAATGACCTTGCAAGCCTTGCTTGACCATGATATTACGGGAAACTCTGTGCGGAAAGCTGGCAGTCACACTAGAAATCTTTTGAGAGTTAAGCGTGGACTGGACATGGTTAGGGTTCTTTTTCAACAGATAATAGCTACAGA GGGCAATTCCTTGAAAGATCCAGCTTCCAAAGCGTATGCACAAGTATTTGCTCCCCATCATGGATGGGCAATAAGGAAAGCTGTTGCTGCAGGGATGTATGCCCTTCCAACTAAAGCTCAACTGTTAAACAAGCTGAATGAAGATG AGGCCTCAGCAAGGGTTCAAATGCAAAGTTACATTACTGCATCTGCTCCAGTGATTGTGTACATCGACAATCTCTTCATTTCAAGACAGTTGGGTACAGACTGGTAA
- the LOC123227086 gene encoding carnosic acid synthase-like yields the protein MVLTSTLLQSLPSDNITLLLFTFSSLISLFFLKWTFTKSRNPIPPCPPGPRGIPFLGNLLSLDPELHTYFTHLAHSYGPIFQLRLGNKIGVILTSPSSARQVLKDHDIAFANRDVPVTARVATQGGRDIAWNRYGPEWRMLRKICVLKMLSNKTLDSVYELRRREIRQTVGYLYSRVGSPVNVGEQMFLTILNVITNMLWGGSVQGAERASLGGLFRNLISELTDLLSRPNISDFYPGLARFDLQGLEKKMHRVAGKLDSMIDEIIDQRLRSNGESGEKDSEDFLQFLLEQRDRGDSKTPFTMTHVKTLLMDMVVGGSDTSSNLMEFAMAELINKPEVMEKAHQELDQVVGKNNIVEESHIHKLPYLYAIMKETLRLHPVLPLLVPHCPSETCTIDGYTIQKGSRVFINVWAIHRDPLIWENPLEFIPERFLNEKWDYSGSDFNYFPFGSGRRICAGIAMAERMFMYSLATLLHSFDWKVGEGQKVDLTEKFGIVLKLKTSLVAIPTPRLSDSALYM from the exons ATGGTCCTTACCTCAACCCTCCTTCAATCCCTTCCTTCTGATAACATTACCCTCTTACTCTTCACTTTCTCTTCTCTTATCTCCCTTTTCTTCCTCAAATGGACGTTCACAAAATCCAGGAACCCAATCCCTCCATGCCCGCCTGGCCCACGTGGCATCCCCTTTCTGGGTAACCTCCTCTCTCTCGACCCGGAGCTCCATACTTACTTCACGCACCTCGCTCACTCCTACGGCCCCATTTTTCAGCTCCGTCTTGGTAATAAAATCGGTGTCATTTTGACTTCTCCTTCCTCAGCTCGCCAAGTACTCAAAGACCACGACATCGCTTTCGCCAACCGGGACGTGCCGGTTACGGCTCGGGTCGCAACGCAAGGAGGGCGTGACATTGCTTGGAACCGGTATGGACCCGAGTGGAGGATGTTGAGGAAGATCTGTGTTCTCAAGATGCTCAGTAACAAAACCCTGGACTCTGTTTACGAGCTACGGCGGCGTGAGATCCGGCAAACGGTCGGGTACTTATACAGTCGAGTCGGGTCACCCGTTAACGTTGGTGAACAAATGTTTTTGACGATACTGAATGTCATTACGAACATGTTATGGGGCGGATCGGTTCAGGGTGCGGAGAGGGCTAGTTTGGGTGGGTTATTTCGGAATCTGATATCGGAGTTGACGGATTTGTTGAGCCGGCCGAATATATCGGACTTTTATCCAGGTTTGGCCAGGTTTGATTTGCAAGGTCTGGAGAAGAAGATGCATAGGGTAGCTGGGAAATTGGATAGCATGATTGATGAGATAATTGATCAACGGCTGAGAAGTAATGGAGAGAGTGGGGAGAAAGATAGTGAAGATTTTTTACAGTTTCTACTTGAGCAGAGGGATAGGGGTGATTCCAAAACACCTTTTACCATGACCCATGTCAAAACCTTGCTTATg GATATGGTGGTGGGTGGGAGTGATACATCCTCCAATCTAATGGAGTTCGCCATGGCTGAACTAATCAACAAACCAGAGGTAATGGAGAAAGCCCACCAAGAATTAGACCAAGTAGTTGGTAAAAACAACATAGTAGAAGAATCCCATATTCATAAATTGCCATATTTATATGCCATAATGAAAGAGACCTTGCGTTTGCACCCCGTCCTCCCACTTTTAGTTCCCCATTGCCCTTCTGAAACTTGCACCATTGACGGCTACACAATTCAAAAAGGTTCACGAGTCTTCATCAACGTGTGGGCAATTCACAGGGACCCTTTGATTTGGGAGAATCCATTGGAGTTTATTCCGGAGAGGTTCTTGAATGAGAAATGGGATTACAGTGGAAGTGACttcaattattttccatttgGGTCTGGACGAAGAATTTGTGCCGGGATTGCTATGGCTGAGAGAATGTTCATGTATTCGCTGGCTACACTTCTGCATTCTTTTGATTGGAAAGTGGGGGAGGGACAGAAAGTGGATCTCACTGAAAAGTTTGGGATTGTTTTAAAGTTGAAGACTTCTCTTGTGGCAATCCCAACGCCGAGATTATCGGATTCAGCCTTGTACATGTAG
- the LOC123227205 gene encoding carnosic acid synthase-like, whose product MFLTSTLLQSLPSDNITLLLFTFSSLISLFFLKWTFTKSRNPIPPCPPGPRGIPFLGNLLSLDPELHTYFAHLAHSYGPVFQLRLGNKIGVILTSPSSARQVLKDHDTTFANRDVPVTGRVATQGGRDIVWNPYGPEWRMLRRICVLKMLSNKTLDSVYALRRREIRQTVGYLYSRVGSPVNVGEQMFLTILNVITNMLWGGSVQGAERASLGGLFRNLISELTDLLGRPNISDFYPGLARFDLQGLEKKMHRVAGKLDSMIDEIIDQRLRSNGESGEKDNEDFLQFLLEQRGGGDSKTPFTMTHVKTLLMDMVVGGSDTSSNLMEFAMAELINKPEVMEKAHRELDQVVGKNNILEESHIHKLPYLYAIMKETLRLHPVLPLLVPHCPSETCTIDGYTIQKGSRVFINVWAIHRDPLIWENPLEFIPERFLNEKWDYSGSDFNYFPFGSGRRICAGIAMAERMFMYSLATLLHSFDWKLGEGQKVDLTEKFGIVLKLKTSLVAIPTPRLSDSALYM is encoded by the exons ATGTTCCTTACCTCAACCCTCCTTCAATCTCTTCCTTCTGATAACATTACCCTCTTACTCTTCACTTTCTCTTCTCTTATCTCCCTTTTCTTCCTCAAATGGACGTTCACAAAATCCAGGAACCCAATCCCTCCATGCCCGCCTGGCCCACGTGGCATCCCCTTTCTGGGTAACCTCCTCTCTCTCGACCCGGAGCTCCATACTTACTTCGCACACCTCGCTCACTCCTACGGCCCCGTTTTTCAACTCCGTCTCGGTAATAAAATCGGTGTTATTTTGACTTCTCCTTCCTCAGCTCGCCAAGTACTCAAAGACCACGACACCACTTTCGCCAACCGGGACGTGCCGGTTACGGGTCGGGTCGCAACGCAAGGAGGGCGTGACATTGTTTGGAACCCGTATGGACCCGAGTGGAGGATGTTGAGGAGGATTTGTGTTCTCAAGATGCTCAGTAACAAAACCCTGGACTCTGTTTACGCGCTACGGCGGCGTGAGATCCGGCAAACCGTCGGGTACTTATACAGTCGAGTCGGGTCACCCGTTAACGTTGGTGAACAAATGTTTTTGACGATACTGAATGTCATTACGAACATGTTATGGGGCGGATCGGTTCAGGGTGCGGAGAGGGCTAGTTTGGGTGGGTTATTTCGGAATCTGATATCGGAGTTGACGGATTTGTTGGGCCGGCCGAATATATCGGACTTTTATCCGGGTTTGGCCAGGTTTGATTTGCAAGGACTGGAGAAGAAGATGCATAGGGTAGCTGGGAAATTGGATAGCATGATTGATGAGATAATTGATCAACGGCTGAGAAGTAATGGAGAGAGTGGGGAGAAAGATAATGAAGATTTTTTACAGTTTCTACTTGAGCAGAGGGGTGGGGGTGATTCCAAAACACCTTTTACCATGACCCATGTCAAAACCTTGCTTATg GATATGGTGGTGGGTGGGAGTGATACATCCTCCAATCTAATGGAGTTCGCCATGGCTGAACTAATCAACAAACCAGAGGTAATGGAGAAAGCCCACCGAGAATTAGACCAAGTAGTTGGTAAAAACAACATATTAGAAGAATCCCACATTCATAAATTGCCATATTTATATGCCATAATGAAAGAGACCTTGCGTTTGCACCCCGTCCTCCCACTTTTAGTTCCCCATTGCCCCTCTGAAACTTGCACCATTGACGGCTACACAATTCAAAAGGGTTCACGAGTCTTCATCAACGTGTGGGCAATTCACAGGGACCCTTTGATTTGGGAGAATCCATTGGAGTTTATTCCGGAGAGGTTCTTGAATGAGAAATGGGATTACAGTGGAAGTGACTTCAATTATTTTCCATTCGGGTCTGGACGAAGAATTTGTGCCGGGATTGCTATGGCTGAGAGAATGTTCATGTATTCGCTGGCTACACTTTTGCATTCTTTTGATTGGAAACTGGGGGAGGGACAGAAAGTGGATCTCACTGAAAAGTTTGGGATTGTTTTGAAGTTGAAGACTTCTCTTGTGGCAATCCCAACGCCAAGATTATCGGATTCAGCCTTGTATATGTAG